Within Dehalococcoidia bacterium, the genomic segment GAGACCCTCGCCGCCTCTATCGCCGAGGAGTCAGACACGATCATGGACGTCTACGAGCCCTACCTGATGCAGATCGGCTTTCTGGACCGCACGCCGAAGGGCCGCCAGGCCACGCGCCGCGCCTACGAGCACCTCGGCGTCACCTATCGGGCCCCGACTACGCAGCGCCCCCTCTTCGACGGCTAGTCGGGCTCCGCCACCTCTGCTGCTGATGCGCCCGCGCGCCGTCCTCTTCGACCTCTTCGGCACCCTCGTCCACTTCTCGCCCGAGGGCTACCGCCGGGTGCTCGCCGAGGTCGCGCAGGTGCTCACCGCCCCGCCCTTTGAGTTCGCCCAACTCTGGGACGCCGTGCGCGCCCAGCGCGAGACTACGATGGCGGGCACGCTCGAGGAGGGCCTGCACTACGTCCTCCGGACCCTCGGCGTCTACACGCACCTGGACCAGTTCCGACGCGCGGTGGACCTCCTGCACGAGGCCGATACCCGGATCGAGCCGTACCCCGATGCCCTGAGCGCGCTGCGGGACCTGCGCCGCCGGGGCCTGAAGGCCGCGGTCGTGGCGAACGCGGTGGCCACTACTGCCAGACAGTGGCCGGCATCCGAACTCGCGGCGCAGGTCGACGCCGCCGTCTTCTCGTGCGAGGCCGGCGCGCGGCAACCCGATGCTCGCATCTACGCCGCCGCCTGTGACAGGCTCGGAGTGCCAGCTTGCGACTGTCTGTACGTCGGCGGCAGCGCGTCTCCGGGGATCGCTGGCGCCGAAGCCGCAGGCATGCACCCCATCGTGCTGGTCCGCGAGGACAGCGAGGAGGCGCGCCCGTCTCGGGGACACGACTGGCCCGGCCCGAGGGTCAGGTCGCTCGCGGAGCTGGCCATGCTGGTGGGACCCGGCATCGGCAGGAGGCGCTAGGAACGTACGGGAGGATTCATGCGCCAGAACTTCAGCGACGGTACGCCATACGAACCTATCGTTGGATTCAGCCGCGCCGTGCGGGCCGGCGGCCACGTCTTCGTCTCCGGCACGGTGGGCTGGACCGAGGAGCTGCGGGTGCCGGTGGATGCAGACATGTACGAGCAGGCGCGGCTGGCAATCCGCCACATCGAGCGCACCTTGGCCCGTGCCGGGGCGACGCTCTCCGACGTCGTCCGGACGCGTATCTTCACGACGGACATCTCCCGCTGGGAAGACATCGCCCGCGCTCATCGTGAGGCCTTCGGTGCCATCGGGCCGGCCGCGACGCTGGTCGAGGTCAGCCGCCTGGCGTCACCGGAGATGCTGGTGGAGATTGAAGCGGACGCGCTGCTGGCGTCGGACGCATGAGAAGAGCGCACAGGCCGCCCGGCCGGTGCGCTCTTCGTTAGCGGTACGGAGCCTTACCCGCCGGAGCCCCCCGCGGGCGCGGTCTCGATGACCTTGCCCTCTTCGGGGGCGGCCAGCTTCTCGTAGGTCATGCGGTAGAGGTTGGCGTAGATGCCGTCCTTGGCCAGCAGCTCCTCGTGGGTGCCCTCTTCGGCAATGCGCCCGTGGTCCATCACCAGGATGCGCGTCGCCTCGCGGATCGTCGATAGCCGGTGGGCAATGACGAACGATGTCCGGTCGCGCAGGAGCTCCCGCAGGGCCTGCTGAATGATCACCTCGGTGCGGGTATCGACGTTCGCCGTGGCCTCGTCGAGGATCAGGATCTTTGGCCGCGCCAGCACGGCGCGGGCGAAGCTGATCAGCTGCCGCTGTCCGACCGAGAGGTTCTGGCCGCGCTCGTGCAGGAAGGTGTCGTAGCCGTTCTCGAGGCGCAGGATGAAGTCGTGAGCCCCGACGGCCTTCGCGGCCTCGTAGACCTCCTCGTCGGAAGCGTCGAGGCGGCCGTAGAGGATGTTGTCCTTCACGGTGCCGCTAAAAAGGAACGGGTCCTGTAGCACCACACCGGTGTGCCGGGTCAGGGAGCGGCGGGCGATCTTCTTGATGTCGATCCCGTCGATGAGGATGCGGCCGCGTGTGACCTCGTAGAAGCGCAGGATGAGGGCCGTGAGCGTGGTCTTGCCGGCTCCGGTTGTCCCCACCAGGGCGATGGTCTCACCAGGCATCACGTGCAGGTTGATGTCCCGCAGCACAGGCACGTCCTCGACGTAGTCGAAGTCGACGTGCTGGAACTCCACTTCTCCGCGCACGTCCGTCAGTTCGATGGCGTCCGGGGCGTCAACGATCTCTGGCTTCGTGTCCAGCACCTCGAAGATGCGGACGCCGCCCGCCATCGCGCGCTGGAGCTGCGTGTACTGCATGACCAGGTCGCGCACCGGCATGAAGAAGCGCTCGATCGAGAACAGGAAGACGGTCAGCGTACCGAGCGTCATGCTGCCGTTCAGGACCTTGCTGCCTCCGTAGAGCACAACGAGGGCGGTAGCGGCCGAAGCAAGCACTTCCACCATCGGCATGACGGCGGCCTGGAGGCGGCCGGCCTGGATATTGGCCTGCATGTTGTCCTGGTTAACGCTGGAGAAGCGGCGCGCGTTCACGTCCTCCCGGCTCAGACTCTGGATCACGCGCACGCCGGAGACGTTCTCCTGCAGGTTCGAGTTGACGATGGCGATCGCCTGCCGGACGCGCATGAAAGCGCGGCGGGCGTAGATCTGCCAGACGCCCGTGACGAGGATGAGCGCGGGAACGACGCTCATGGTCACCAGCGCCAGTTCCAGGTTGCGGTTCGTTACCAGATAGATGACGACGGCGAGGCCGATGAAGTCGCCGAAGATGGTGAGGAAGCCGGAGGAGAGGAGCTCCTGCATCGACGTAACGTCGTTCTGCACGCGCGACATTACGCGCCCGGTCTCGTTGTTGTCGTAGAACTTGAGCGACAGCTTCTGCAGGTGGGCGAACATCTCCGTGCGCAGCTTCAAGAGCACCCTGTGCCCGATCCAACCGGCGTTGGAGAGCTGCAGGAACATGCCGAGCCACGCGCCCAGCGCGAAGCCGAGAAAGAGCAGGCCGTTGCGAGTGACGCCGGCGGTGTCGCCGCGCTGGGCGGCGTCCACGGCGTTGCCGATGACCGCGGGCTGGATGTTGGCGAGTATAGCCGTGATCACGACGCCGGCGACCGCGCCCAGGGCACGGAGCTTGTAAGGCCGCACGTAGCGCAAGATCCGCATGACAACGGCGTGGTTGTAGGCCGCGCCCAGCTCTTCGTCATCCCAGGCGTCGACGCTGCGGCGAAGTCCCTGCTGGCCCATGGTCGGCCGCCCCATGCCGGGGCCCATGCCCATGCCCATGCCGGGCCCGCCCATGCCGCCCATTCCTCCCCAGAAAGCCATACCGCTCCTCCTGCGTCACCGGCCCCAGGGGGCCGCGACTCTTTCCTCTAAGCGCCGGCAGTCCCGCCGGCCTCGCCGCCATCGCCCTCGGACCTGGCGGCAGCCGCCTGGGCCATGCCCTTCAGCGCTTCCTCCTGGTCGCGTAGCTCCAGGTCGTAAATCTGGCGGTAGAGGCCGTCCTGCGAGATCAGCTCTTCGTGAGTCCCCTGCTCGATGATCCGGCCGTTCTGCATGACCAGTATCTCGTCGGCGTTCTTGATCGTCCGCAGCCTCTGGGCGATGACCAGCGTTGTCCTGCCCTGCATGACAGCGGAAAGCGCTTGCTGGATCAGGTACTCGGTCTGCGTGTCCACGCTCGAGGTCGAGTCGTCCAGGATCAGGATCTTCGGGTCGAGCAGGAGCGTGCGCGCGATCGAGACGCGCTGCTTCTGGCCACCCGAGAGCGTGATGCCGCGCTCGCCAACCCAGGTGTCGTAGCCATCGGGCAGAGACATGATGTAGTCGTGGATGCGGGCGATCTTCGCCGCCTCGATGATCTGCTCGTAGGTCGCGTCGACCGCTCCGTAGGCGATGTTGTCGCGGATGGTAGCGCTGAACAGGAAGACGTCCTGCTGGATGATGCCAATGTTCCGCCGCAGCGAGGCCAGCGTCACGTCGCGGATGTCGATGCCATCGATGGTGATGCGGCCGCTCGTGACGTCGTAGAAGCGCGGCAGCAGGTTCACGACGGTCGTCTTGCCGCAGCCGGTGGGGCCGAGGAGCGCGACTACCTTCCCGGGCGGCGCGTCGATGTTCACGTCCCGCAGCACCGGGCTAATGGCGTCGTAGCCGAAGGACACGTGCTCGTAGCGGACATGGCCGGCGATCTTGTCGAGGACGATCGCGTCCGGCTTCTCCTTTACGGCCGACTCCGCGTCCAGGATCTCGAAGATGCGGGCGCCGGCCGCTCCGGCGCGGCTGAACTGGCTCACGACGAAGCCCAGCATTCGCATCGGCATCAGGAGAAGTTGCAGGTAGGCCAGGAAACCGACCAGCTCACCAGGCCGCAGGGTGCCCTCGGTGATCCAGATGCCGCCCATGAAGAGGACGAGCACCTGCGAGAGCATGCCCATGGCCGAGTAGAAGGGCGTATTCGTCGCCTGGAGGCGGTTCTGGGCGAAGTTCCAGCGGAAGAGCTCCGTGGCCTCCTTGTTGAACTTCTCCTCCTCGTAGTCTTCGCGTGAGAAGGCCTTGACGACACGCACGCCGACCAAGTTTTCCTGGAGGACGGTCGTGGTCCGCCCGAGCTGGTCCTGGACCACGTTCCAGATCTTGCGCATCTGCAGGTTCACGACGATCGACCGCCAGGCCACGAGCGGCAGCAGCGCCCAGGCGAGCAGCGCGAGGCGCCAGTCCGTCATGAACATGAGGACGGCAGCTATGCCGATTCGCAGCGTCATGTCCAGGAGGCGCAGGGCGCCCATCTGGATGAACATGCGCGTTGCTTCCACGTCCTGGGTGGCCCGGGACATGAGCTGGCCTGTCTGCTGCTTGTCGTGGTAGGCGTAGCTCAGACGCTGGAGCTTCTCATAGATCATGTTGCGCAGGTCGAAGGCGACATGCTGGCCCAGCCACTCCCCGAGAAACGTCTGCCAGTACGTGAAAAAGCCCCGGAGGGCCGCAGCCGCAACGATGGCCCCGGCCGCGATCACGAGAGTGTTGACATCGCC encodes:
- a CDS encoding ABC transporter ATP-binding protein; the encoded protein is MLANLYWRLLLFLRPYMKQVVFVWIIVAAAAAFTMVQPKLLEWAVDTGLKPSPSTRIAADIDASTTDIPVRNSDQLEAGRTYRINKEKVRVVSVSQGRVSVERGADGTTPSAHNARDTIQAFGGDVNTLVIAAGAIVAAAALRGFFTYWQTFLGEWLGQHVAFDLRNMIYEKLQRLSYAYHDKQQTGQLMSRATQDVEATRMFIQMGALRLLDMTLRIGIAAVLMFMTDWRLALLAWALLPLVAWRSIVVNLQMRKIWNVVQDQLGRTTTVLQENLVGVRVVKAFSREDYEEEKFNKEATELFRWNFAQNRLQATNTPFYSAMGMLSQVLVLFMGGIWITEGTLRPGELVGFLAYLQLLLMPMRMLGFVVSQFSRAGAAGARIFEILDAESAVKEKPDAIVLDKIAGHVRYEHVSFGYDAISPVLRDVNIDAPPGKVVALLGPTGCGKTTVVNLLPRFYDVTSGRITIDGIDIRDVTLASLRRNIGIIQQDVFLFSATIRDNIAYGAVDATYEQIIEAAKIARIHDYIMSLPDGYDTWVGERGITLSGGQKQRVSIARTLLLDPKILILDDSTSSVDTQTEYLIQQALSAVMQGRTTLVIAQRLRTIKNADEILVMQNGRIIEQGTHEELISQDGLYRQIYDLELRDQEEALKGMAQAAAARSEGDGGEAGGTAGA
- a CDS encoding HAD family hydrolase; protein product: MRPRAVLFDLFGTLVHFSPEGYRRVLAEVAQVLTAPPFEFAQLWDAVRAQRETTMAGTLEEGLHYVLRTLGVYTHLDQFRRAVDLLHEADTRIEPYPDALSALRDLRRRGLKAAVVANAVATTARQWPASELAAQVDAAVFSCEAGARQPDARIYAAACDRLGVPACDCLYVGGSASPGIAGAEAAGMHPIVLVREDSEEARPSRGHDWPGPRVRSLAELAMLVGPGIGRRR
- a CDS encoding ABC transporter ATP-binding protein — its product is MAFWGGMGGMGGPGMGMGMGPGMGRPTMGQQGLRRSVDAWDDEELGAAYNHAVVMRILRYVRPYKLRALGAVAGVVITAILANIQPAVIGNAVDAAQRGDTAGVTRNGLLFLGFALGAWLGMFLQLSNAGWIGHRVLLKLRTEMFAHLQKLSLKFYDNNETGRVMSRVQNDVTSMQELLSSGFLTIFGDFIGLAVVIYLVTNRNLELALVTMSVVPALILVTGVWQIYARRAFMRVRQAIAIVNSNLQENVSGVRVIQSLSREDVNARRFSSVNQDNMQANIQAGRLQAAVMPMVEVLASAATALVVLYGGSKVLNGSMTLGTLTVFLFSIERFFMPVRDLVMQYTQLQRAMAGGVRIFEVLDTKPEIVDAPDAIELTDVRGEVEFQHVDFDYVEDVPVLRDINLHVMPGETIALVGTTGAGKTTLTALILRFYEVTRGRILIDGIDIKKIARRSLTRHTGVVLQDPFLFSGTVKDNILYGRLDASDEEVYEAAKAVGAHDFILRLENGYDTFLHERGQNLSVGQRQLISFARAVLARPKILILDEATANVDTRTEVIIQQALRELLRDRTSFVIAHRLSTIREATRILVMDHGRIAEEGTHEELLAKDGIYANLYRMTYEKLAAPEEGKVIETAPAGGSGG
- a CDS encoding Holliday junction DNA helicase RuvB C-terminal domain-containing protein gives rise to the protein ETLAASIAEESDTIMDVYEPYLMQIGFLDRTPKGRQATRRAYEHLGVTYRAPTTQRPLFDG
- a CDS encoding RidA family protein codes for the protein MRQNFSDGTPYEPIVGFSRAVRAGGHVFVSGTVGWTEELRVPVDADMYEQARLAIRHIERTLARAGATLSDVVRTRIFTTDISRWEDIARAHREAFGAIGPAATLVEVSRLASPEMLVEIEADALLASDA